From the genome of Vicia villosa cultivar HV-30 ecotype Madison, WI linkage group LG2, Vvil1.0, whole genome shotgun sequence, one region includes:
- the LOC131653884 gene encoding transcription factor MYB48-like — MVQSEEVRKGPWTEQEDFKLVSFVGLFGDRRWDFIAKVSGLNRTGKSCRLRWVNYLHPGLKRGKMTPHEERLVLELQSKWGNRWSRIARKLPGRTDNEIKNYWRTHMRKKAQDKKRNSSAPCIEHHVSKDAEETSFYDTGGSRVSTQVKQHEQEEISMDDIWKDIDISEENSGLENEEFCNDNNNKNNNISCSLPMSSSSWEYNSSNSLWVMDEESMLFPKSDDPYFSYYANY, encoded by the exons atggttCAATCTGAGGAAGTACGAAAAGGGCCATGGACAGAACAAGAAGACTTCAAATTGGTGTCATTTGTTGGATTGTTTGGAGACAGAAGATGGGACTTTATTGCTAAGGTATCAG GTTTGAATAGAACTGGTAAGAGTTGTAGGTTAAGATGGGTTAACTATCTTCATCCTGGTCTCAAACGTGGTAAGATGACACCTCATGAAGAACGTCTCGTCCTTGAACTTCAATCCAAATGGGGAAATAG GTGGTCGAGAATTGCTCGAAAGTTACCTGGACGAACGGATAATGAGATAAAGAATTATTGGAGAACTCACATGAGGAAGAAAGCTCAGGACAAAAAGAGAAACTCATCAGCTCCATGTATAGAACATCATGTTTCAAAAGATGCTGAAGAAACAAGTTTTTATGACACAGGAGGATCAAGAGTATCAACACAAGTCAAACAACATGAACAAGAAGAGATTTCAATGGATGATATATGgaaagatattgatatatcagaagagaATAGTGGTCTTGAGAATGAAGAATTTtgcaatgataataataataaaaataacaacataTCATGTTCTCTACCAATGAGTTCTTCATCATGGGAGTATAATTCCTCAAACTCACTATGGGTGATGGATGAAGAAAGCATGTTATTCCCTAAGAGTGATGACCCTTATTTTTCTTACTATGCTAATTACTAA
- the LOC131653885 gene encoding ATP synthase small subunit 6-A, mitochondrial-like encodes MRKFDPWPVFFKREWKKNWPFVVGFAITGTIITKFSLGLTEEDAKNSKFVQAHKR; translated from the exons ATGAGGAAATTCGATCCATGGCCAGTTTTCTTCAAGCGAGAATGGAAGAAGAATTGGCCTTTTGTCGTTGGATTCGCTATCACCGGAACTATAATCACCAAGTTTTCTCTTGGTCTAACTG AGGAGGATGCTAAAAACTCGAAATTCGTTCAAGCTCACAAGAGGTAA